The Nitrosomonadales bacterium nucleotide sequence ATTGCATCAGGATGTCCTGCTCGCGCGCGCCGATGGCCATGCGGATACCGATCTCGCGGGTGCGCTCGGTGACCGAGACCAGCATGATGTTCATGATGCCGATGCCGCCGACCAGCAGCGACACCGAGGCGATCGCGCCGAGCAGCAGCGACATGATGCGTGTGCTTTCCGCCGCGGATTCGGCGACGGCGGTCAGGTTGCGCAGGTAGAAATCGTCGTCCATGCCGTCGCGCAGCCGGTGACGCTGGCGCAGCAGGGCGGTCATTTCCTTTTCGACGGCGGGCATGATCTCCTGCGTGGCGGTCTGCGCCATGATCATGCGCACCGAGCCGGGGAACTCGGCGCCGAACACCTGGCGCTGCGCGGTGGTGAGCGGGATGATGAGCGTGTCGTCCTGGTCGCGCCCGTCCATGCTCTGCCCCTTGGGGCCCAGCGTACCGAGTATCACGAACGGGCTTTGCCGGATGCGGATGGTCTTGCCGACCGGATTCTCGTCGCCGAACAGGTTCTCAGCGGCGGTCCGGCCGATCAGCGCGACGCGCGTGGCGGAACGCACGTCCGAATCGGTGAAGGCGGCTCCCGATGCGATGGTCCAGGAGCGCGCATCCAGATAACCCGGCGTGGTGCCGATGATGGAGGTGTTCCAGTTGTTCGCGCCGTAGACGACCTGCGCGCTGCCGGGATGGATGGGCGCGACGGACTGCATGCCGGGCAGTTCGGCGATGGCCGCGGCGTCCTCGACGGTCAGGGTGTGCGCGCCGCCGCTGCCGGAGCGCACGCCGCTGCTGGAGGTGTGGCCGGCCAGCAGGATGAACAGGTTGCTGCCCATCGCGGAGATGCTCTGCTTGATCGCGTATTGCGCGCCCTGTCCGATGGACATCATCAGCACCACCGCGCCGACGCCGATCACCATGCCGAGCATGGTGAGAAAAGTGCGCAGGCGGTTCGCGCCCATCGCGCGCCAGGCTTCACCGAGCATCGCGAAGATCATGCGAAAACCTCATTTGAACCACGAAGAACACGAAGGCCACGAAGAAGAACACATGGTTTTGTCAAACAGGAATGGTCTTGCAGGCGAGTGTCCAGCATCATACGGTTACATGATTCGGGATTGGCAGGGATATCGCTGAAGAGCGATAACTCGCAAAAACCTTCGTGATCTTCGTGTTCTTCGTGGTGAATAAGTTTTTTCCGGATCATGCTGCGTGCTCCAGTTGCGGTGTCGGCTGGTCGCTGACGATGCGCCCGTCGAGGAAATGTACCTGCCGTTGCGCATGCCGCGCGATGTCGGCCTCGTGGGTGACCAGCACGATGGTGATGCCCTCGCGGTTGAGCGCGTCGAACACGCCCATGATCTCCTCGCCGGTGTGGCTGTCGAGGTTGCCGGTGGGTTCGTCGGCAAGGATCAGGCGCGGATGGTTGACCAGTGCGCGGGCGATGGCGACGCGCTGCTGTTGCCCGCCTGAGATCTTGTTCGGCATGGCCTCGAAATAGTTTTCCAGCCCGACCCTGGAAAGCAGGTCGCGCGCACGCCGCTGGCGCTCGGCGCGTTCCACGCCGCAATAGATCAGCGGCAGCGCGACGTTGTCCTGCAGCGACATGCGCGGCAGCAGGTT carries:
- a CDS encoding ABC transporter permease; the encoded protein is MIFAMLGEAWRAMGANRLRTFLTMLGMVIGVGAVVLMMSIGQGAQYAIKQSISAMGSNLFILLAGHTSSSGVRSGSGGAHTLTVEDAAAIAELPGMQSVAPIHPGSAQVVYGANNWNTSIIGTTPGYLDARSWTIASGAAFTDSDVRSATRVALIGRTAAENLFGDENPVGKTIRIRQSPFVILGTLGPKGQSMDGRDQDDTLIIPLTTAQRQVFGAEFPGSVRMIMAQTATQEIMPAVEKEMTALLRQRHRLRDGMDDDFYLRNLTAVAESAAESTRIMSLLLGAIASVSLLVGGIGIMNIMLVSVTERTREIGIRMAIGAREQDILMQFLLEAIIISVVGCFIGLLLGVAGALLVERLAGMLVIVSFMSVVVAFGVAATVGIFFGFYPARKAAQLDPIEALRYQ
- a CDS encoding ABC transporter ATP-binding protein, which encodes MGNAVIRIEGLHKSYETSAGPFPALKDVSLTIATGEFVAIMGPSGSGKSTFMNILGCLDEPSAGRYELDGRDVAGLGRNELAALRNRTIGFVFQGFNLLPRMSLQDNVALPLIYCGVERAERQRRARDLLSRVGLENYFEAMPNKISGGQQQRVAIARALVNHPRLILADEPTGNLDSHTGEEIMGVFDALNREGITIVLVTHEADIARHAQRQVHFLDGRIVSDQPTPQLEHAA